From the genome of Hirundo rustica isolate bHirRus1 chromosome 33, bHirRus1.pri.v3, whole genome shotgun sequence, one region includes:
- the LOC120764633 gene encoding olfactory receptor 14J1-like — protein MSNSSSISHFLLLPLADTRQLQLLHFCLFLGISLAALLANGLIISAVACGHLLHTPMFFFLLNLALTDLGSILTTVPKAMHNSLWDTRNISHSACAAQLFLFLFFISAEVSLLTVMCYDRYVSICKPLHYGTLLGSRACAHMAAAAWACAFLYALLHTANTFSLPLCQGNVLGQFFCEVPQILKLSCSHSKLRELGITVVGACLGFSCFVFIVFSYVQIFRAVLRIPSEQGRHKAFSTCLPHLAVVSLFLSTGIFAYLKPPSISSPALDLALSVLYSVVPPALNPLIYSLRNQELKAAVWRLITGHFQKH, from the coding sequence atgtccaacagcagctccatcagccacttcctcctgctgccattggcagacacgcggcagctgcagctcctgcacttctgcctcttcctgggcatctccctggctgccctcctggccaacggcctcatcatcagcgccgtagcctgcggccacctcctgcacacgcccatgttcttcttcctgctcaacctggccctcaccgacctgggctccatcctcaccactgtccccaaagccatgcacaattccctctgggacaccaggaacaTCTCCCACTCAGCATGTGCTGCACagctatttctgtttctgtttttcatttcagcagaggTTTCCCTCCTGACTGTCATGTGCTACGACCGCtacgtgtccatctgcaaacccctgcactacgggaccctcctgggcagcagagcttgtgcccacatggcagcagctgcctgggcatgTGCCTTTCTCTATGCTCTGCTGCACACggccaatacattttccctgcccctgtgccagggcaatGTCCTGGGTCAGTTCTTCTGTGAAGTGCCACAGAtcctcaagctctcctgctcacaCTCCAAACTCAGGGAACTTGGGATTACTGTGGTTGGTGCCTGTTTAGGTTTTagttgttttgtgttcattgttttctcgtatgtgcagatcttcagggctgtgctgaggatcccctctgagcagggacggcacaaagcattttccacctgcctccctcacctggctgtggtaTCCCTGTTTCTCAGCACTGGCATTTTTGCCTacctgaagcccccctccatctcctccccagccctggatcTAGcactgtcagttctgtactcggtggtgcctccagccctgaaccccctcatctacagcctgaggaaccaggagctcaaggctgcagtgtggagactGATCACTGgacattttcagaaacattaa
- the LOC120764634 gene encoding olfactory receptor 14A16-like encodes MSNSSSISHFLLLPLADTRQLQLLHFCLFLGISLAALLANGLIISAVACGHLLHTPMFFFLLNLALTDLGSILTTVPKAMHNSLWDTKNISYEGCAAQLFLFVFFISAEYSLLTVMCYDRYRSICKPLHYGTLLGSRACAHMAAAAWASAFLNALLHTANTFSLPLCQGNVLGQFFCEIPHILKLSCSHSKLRELGLIVLSASLYFSCFVFIVFSYVQIFRAVLRIPSEQGRHKAFSTCFPHLAVLSLFLSTGFVTYLKPPSISSPSLDLAVSVLYSVVPPALNPLIYSLRNQELKAAVCTLITGQFQKH; translated from the coding sequence atgtccaacagcagctccatcagccacttcctcctgctgccattggcagacacgcggcagctgcagctcctgcacttctgcctcttcctgggcatctccctggctgccctcctggccaacggcctcatcatcagcgccgtagcctgcggccacctcctgcacacgcccatgttcttcttcctgctcaacctggccctcaccgacctgggctccatcctcaccactgtccccaaagccatgcacaattccctctgggacaccaaGAACATCTCTTATGAaggatgtgctgcacagctgtttctctttgtgtttttcatATCAGCTGAATATTCCCTCCTGACTGTCATGTGCTATGACCGCTATAggtccatctgcaaacccctgcactacgggaccctcctgggcagcagagcttgtgcccacatggcagcagctgcctgggccagtgcctttctcaaTGCTCTGCTTCACACAGCCAATACATTTTCTCTGCCCTTGTGTCAAGGCAATGTcctgggccagttcttctgtgaaatcccacacatcctcaagctctcctgctcacaCTCCAAACTCAGGGAACTTGGGCTCATTGTCCTAAGTGCTTCTCTatatttcagctgttttgtgttcattgttttctcctatgtgcagatcttcagggccgtgctgaggatcccctctgagcaggggcggcacaaagccttttccacctgcttccctcacctggctgtgctctccctATTCCTCAGCACTGGCTTTGTTACCTacctgaagcccccctccatctcctccccatctctGGATCTGGCagtgtcagttctgtactcggtggtgcctccagccctgaaccccctcatctacagcctgaggaaccaggagctcaaggctgcagtgtgtACACTGATCACTGGACAATTTCAGAAGCATTGA